From the genome of Pleuronectes platessa chromosome 12, fPlePla1.1, whole genome shotgun sequence:
TTATGCTGACACGTGCATTGTGTATGTGAGTGGTCACATGATAAGCCTTTTCAGGTGCATTAGTCCTACTGATACAAAATGCTCGTGTGGGCAATGGATAGTGTTTGTTTAGTtgagttttaaattaaaatgtagtaGTATGGATGAAACATTAGTTCATCTCTCTGTGAAGCTTTCACCAGCCATGGCTGTGGGCACACTGCAATATGATCACTATCATATGTGGACAGGCTGGAGGCTCCCTGATCTTCTGACGTTGTCAGGGTCACAGTTCCTCAGATGTGTCAGTGTGACGGTTCACAGATTCACACAGCGGACAACCCGCTGGCTGATGTAATCTGATCCGTCCTGATTTCATCAAACCTGTTTGATCATCACTGTCTGTAATCTGGATCACACTGTGTTAAAGCTAGTTTAAAGGGAACTTTAAATGAGAACAATTTTAATTCACATTAATGATGGTAGAGAGAAACTCTTGATCTTCAGTATTTGTAAAGTTAGTGCCGGATGCTACTTACCTTTTACCTTTTTAATGATGACGAATCTCTCATGAAAAGAGTTTCTATAGCCATTTTCATGGATCCATTTTAATCGCTGTTGTGAGGAGTTAATATGCAGGTTAATCGCTTGATTTAGCATGGTGACTTAATTTGATGTATTATTATGTCTTTGACCTAAAGTACAAATATAAGACCTAGAAAAAACGCATATTCGCACATTTGAGAACCAACAAGAAATTGGATGAAAATGACGTGTTaatgcagctctgtgtgtttgtgtgtgtgtatgtgttataaCCTATTGGCGCTTATTCTTTTATTCTATAAAACTGATACATGCAGTGGGTTTTCAAcatcatttttaatttaaagttaaatGGGTGTCCCCAGTTGAGGGTGGTCAGTTTCCTCAGTTGTCACAATTTGATAGTGGCTTCCTCTTCAGCATGAAGCTCATGCCCTGTGCAGTTAGTTGTGAGATGAATTGCGCGGAGCACTGATGTTGTTTGGACCTTGCAGCGGTGCCTCCTCCCAGTGTCATTAGTCTGGCTTTCAGTCGCTGCCTGCCAAGTTGTGCTTTGCCGTGCTAACCTGGCCCTGTGGCCCTTGCGCCTAAACTACTTACCGGCACTCCTGCACCGCCCATACACCCTCCAGCTTCGACAAGTCCTTACTGTTCCCCACTAGCTCCTCCTTGTGGCTGCTTTGTTTCTtacagtgagtgtgtgcaagtacgtgtgagtgtgtatgtacgtacgtgagtgtgtgtttgtgtaaatgagaATTCCAAGTAGCTGCTGTGTGGATGTAGGGGTAGATAGTCTAACAGTAGAGTAATTTCCCATACAAGATGATTTATATTTGCCATGAAAAGATGATGTTTTATTTGCTGAAACTCTCCATGTACTGTTCTTTGACTGGCTTGCTGTAAATGATTCAGTTGTTTATGCTGCAGTTTGCTATAGGTTAGACTGGACCAGGACAGAAAATGGAAAGTTAATGTTTGTTTATAGACAAGGGCCTAGCGTTGTAATGGGACATGGCAGGCGAGGGTGGAGCAAATATGATAGAGAACAGGCTTTAATAAGAAgcaggaagagcagcagcagcaggcagtgAGTCGGGTGGGCGGCTGCGGGAGGGGCTCTGTGGTGTTCACTGGGGAAGCCTAGGGCCAGGAAGTGCTGAACTGTTTTTCTTGCAGGGATGACAGCAgtcaggagggggaggagggggaggagtttGAGTGTTACCCCCCGGGGATGAAGGTGCAGGTGAGGTATGGGCGAGCCCGCAATCTGAAGACGTACGCGGCCACTGTGAAAGAGGCAGACGTGGAGGGGGGAGAGGTGCTCTACCTGGTGCACTACTGTGGCTGGAACGTCAGGTAAGACAGGACCTGGGGAAAAATCACCTAACGTCTATATTCACcctaaagaaagaaagatcaaAAGAAAGACACCTCTTAACCTTTGGGATCACCGCTACACTGGGTATCCCTTCAGTAGTAACGAATCCCTTCCTTACAATTCTGCTTCATCCAATCCAGTCCCATGGTCAGTACTCTGATTATGGAGCACACTGGGCCCTCTAGTGGCAGAAACAGAATTGAGTTTTGGGTCGATGTGGATCACTCCTCAGCTTCCCTCACTCAGTTTTGACTGaatcccctgtctgtctgtcccccaGCTGTCTGTCTCGTAACTAAATCCACAGACAGACTGAACTTCCACCAGTTTAACCAGTGGTTCTGATTCAACTAAATTTACGAATTGGTATTTCAATGTGAGCTACCCTTCTCTGAATCCTCTGAAAGGCCAACCAAAGTGCTGCTACACTCACCTCTACCTCTCaaccctctcccccctccccagcGGGTCAGGGTTAATGCAGTGTTAAGTAGAGTGTTAGGGTACCATGACACAGAGGTTAACTAGTGCAATCAGCATTCCATTGTCTCAATGTCGTTGTGTGGTCCTCTAGCACTCTATGAAACAGTGGGATGTTTCTCTGCATTGTgtctgtcgtgtgtgtgtgtgatgttgtgaaACTGTTCATCTCCCTCATACGACACAAGTAGCACCCCTGGTACTGTCGGAACTTTGTGGAACATGATTTGTGTGGTGGTCGGTGTTAATATTGTTTCTTTCTCCATCGTGAAAAGGTTTGTCCTCTTCCCACATTAACACCATGGGATTCCTCCCTGTGCTGTTCAGGCTTAGTTTGTCACAGCAACATGTTGGGGTCAGACAGTAgaggtgtttgtgtggtggGTGGTGTGAGAGACTTCACGCTCCTTTCAAAGATCAGAATTATGAATCTGTTCCTTTTccttttgtactttttttttagatatgatGAATGGATCAAAGCTGACAAGATTGTGCGCCCCGCCAATAAGAatgtttcaaaaataaagcaccGCAAAAAAATAAAGGTACGAGTTTGGAGAGTTGCCAATTTTCACCTTAAACTTGACACTATGACGTGACTCACTGACTGTCTTCAATTCTGACAGAACAAAAAtgagagggagcgagacaggCTGGAGAGGATCAATGACAGAGAAGTCCTTGGCCCGTCGCCGAACGGTAACCGCGTCCCGCGCTCCAAATGTGGCCTGAGTCAGGATGTCTTTTCCAAGATGGACGAGGGTGAGGACAAAGGGACTGCAGTCAAGTCTATAGAAATTACCTCTATCCTCAATGGCTTGCAAGGTAGCAACACTCAATAGCCTGCAGATTAGGACTGTTTGACTCTGAATAGGTTTACTTATGCTTGTTGATATACTACTGAAAACTAAGTGGTGCTCTGTTTTGTTTGCCTCAGCCTCGGAGATGTCCTCTGACGAGAGTGAGCACGAGGATGACGAGTCGGAGCATCTTGAAGAGGATCACCCAGGTTGCAGAGGCAGCCTCAAAAAGGCCCCACTAGAGTCGCCGCAAACATCAGAGCGTTGGGAGGGCGGGACTCCTCCTGAAGGATCCAGACCTGCTCCAGTCTCAGGAAAGAGCCAGGATGTAGTCAATGCAGATAGCACAGATTCTGGGAAGCGCAGAAGTCATCCTGAGTCAGAGGGAGAGGCAAGCACCAGGAAGAGGAAATCTGACAGTGCAGCTGAGAGGACCCTGAAAGGCCAATCCAAAGCTAAGACGAGGAACACCAGAAGTGCCGACTGGTTACCTGGAGGCTCTCCCAGGAAAATGGATGAGAGAGCGGCCGGTCCCGGGGAGGAGAGGGGCCCCTCATCTAACAGCAGCTCAGATTCTGAGGGTGCAGCGCTGGCCGAGGCCCCGGCTGAGGGACCTCAACGAGGCCGCCCAAAGACCAAAGGTTCCCCTTCTAAGAAATACAACGGGATGAAGGAGAAGTCCAAATCAAGCAGACAAGCAGGGTTTTGGGAGATTCCTGAAAAGAGGGCAAAGGCATCTGGGAATGCTGAGGAAAGGCCCGCTGTCCGTGCTAAAGGACAAAAGGATGTGTGGTCAAGCATCCAGGCGCAGTGGCCGAAGAAAACTCTCAAAGAGTTGTTCTCTGACTCGGACACAGAGGCTGCAAACTCTCCTCCCCCGCCTGTACCCTCGTGCCCGGAGGACCCGAGTCTGGACCAGGATGCTGGGCCCGAGGAAGAAGCCTCAGAGGAGCAGATGGAGAACGACAAACTCCAGGAGTTTCCGAGCAGCGGCAGTAACTCTGTACTCAACACACCGCCAACAACGCCTGAGTCCCCCTCGGGAGGAGGCAGCACCGTGGAAGACTCTGTTCAACTGCAGCCTTCCTCCCCACCGCCGTCCATACCCCCTGCCTTGCCTTCAGAGACACTTGCTGACGCTCTTCCCCCAGGACCCATACAGGAGGAGGTGGCAGGCGGGCGCAGTGAGACGGACAGCAGCACGGTTGAGGTGGAGAGTCTGGGCGGGGAGCTGCAAGACCTCCCTCAGGACGAAGGGACGGGTTCACCCTCGAAGGTTTTCGATGTCAGCCTCTCctacaacaacagcagcagcaactgcaGCCTcgagctgagcagcagcagccaacagGAGAGCGAGCAGAAGGCCAAAGGTACAAATAACGGTAAATGTGATATTTCGTGTATTTTTCAATGACAggattcattatttttcttcaggattgaaaagtaaagaaatacATGCCGACACCTCATTTCACAGTCTGCCTGTTCACTCaaccttttttctgtttttctttgcagcGTCTGCAAGTCAGAAGCGGCAGAAAGAATTGCAGACAGGCGGAGCCTCAAAGAAACAAAAGCCAAACCGCAAGAGCATAGGTGTGCCTCCAAAAAAGAATAGGAAAACAGGTAAGGAGATCTGCACCTGGCTACCCTTCTTATTTCCAATTCTGCCAATTCTTTTATCAGCTGTAGAATCTCTCTCAGATTATCTTGTTTACTGACAGCGTTTTACCGAATTCAGGCAGGAAAGGAAATGAGATTGTCAGATCATTGtccattttctgttttcctcaCATCTCTGTCTTCGCTCCTCCAGCCCACAGCAGTGACAGTGAGGACCAGTCTGTGGTTGAGGGCAGTGCCAAATCCACTCCCTCTAAGATCAACACATCAGACGTGAAGGCTGCCGCTTCACCCAAGTGTCACGGACGATCTCCGCCCTCGAGCCATAAGTACCACAAGCAGAGTGAAGCCGACCACAGCCATCACCGAGACCACCATGGGAGATCGCAGCGTGTCTACAAGTGGAGCTTCCAGATGTGTAAGTGTCACAAAATACcagaaataacaatatttcAATCAGGCCACATTAAAATagtcaaaatctggatattttTCTCAGTTTAATAAAGTAGCAACTATTTTTTAAAGTTGAGCTTTATGCATGGTTATCTTAACTATGCGTCTATGTCCTTtaaaatcctttaaaaaaacattattctgGTTCTGCTCAGCTGACCTGGAGAAGATGAGCAGTCTGGAGAGGATTTCATTTCTTCAGGAGAAACTGCAGGACATCAGAAACCACTACCTCTCCCTCAAGTCTGAGGTGGCAACCATAGACCGACGACGAAAACGCATGAAGAAGAAGGAACGGGAAAGTGAGTGCACACTTTGTTGTCCCCTGATTACCCCCTGGACTTCCTAAGTTCATAGTAACTGAGAGCTGAATCCAAAGTGATTTACTGAATCAGTTCGTACCATTAAGAGCTATTAAATACATGTACTTTGTACTATTgtgtattattttgtttaagtGTTTTCAGGGATTCTAATAACGCATTTTAGGACTAGTGGCACATGTGATTATGCTAATTTAGCTGAGGCTATTTAGTTGTATCATCCAACATGTttgatattatgtttatttatcttgCTTCTATTTGCACGATAATCTCGCTGtagtatttttaaaacattgttCCCTTAATGCTTTAACAGAACATTTATATCCCTCAACTAACTGAAActgattgaattgaattgaggaCCAGTTTCGCCTGAATTTGTTACTTCAATCTTAAACTATTGAAGGTATTTTAGCTTCTATATATAAGCCTCAACCTCTTACTGTTTGCAATGTGCTGCCTTGTTTACTGGATTAAACCGATACtgaagaaaatataattttttataaattttaagATTAAGTAAACAATAGATAAGGTGATATCCCCCTGAATTCATGTGTTAAGGTTACTTTAGTTGTAACCGTAGGTAGATTTGTTTtgcagcaataaaaagaaaaggcatCCTGCCAAAAGAGTACAAAATTAtaaacacacagaaccacaaAACCATGACAAAAAGTGCTCAAATGCATTGCTATCAACAGAAAACTGGATAGGGACAAAAGTGCAAATTTGTCTATAACCCGTTCAAGTAATCAATTGCATATGGAACAAAACAATTTCTGTAGCGTTTAGCATTAAGTCTGTTTGCTTAGTTTTGACTGAATTATGGCAAAGACTGAGTCTATGTTCATTCTCTCAGGGACTCTGATCTATTGAAAAGTAAAAGCTAAAAGTTACCCAGTGCAAATAATAAGTAACAACTTATCTGTTTGTAAGAACTTCTTTAAGATGATACAATTTTAATTTAGTGATCCATAAAAATCTACATAAAAAGACCTGCAGCTCTGCCTACGTGCCTCAGAACTGACCATcaaatttgtttctgtttcaggtACGGTGgctgcttcctcttcatcctcctcctcctcctccccgtccTCCAGCTCTCTGACTGCGGCGGTCATGCTGACACTGGCTGACCCTCCGgtgtcatcctcctcctctcagaactCTGGGGTATCAGTGGAGTGCAGGTGACAGGACGAACCAGTAACAAGCCACCGCACCAAGCACTTAACCAGCACCCTGGGGTCACCGCCCCCATTCCCTTCAAACAGGACGGACAACTAAACCTACATACTGTAACTACTGGGGCACAAAATCCAGaccagagacaaaaaaaaaacaagaaacaagcACTATTTTCTATTGACAACTGTTTCCTTGGCAAGCTAATGGCACTTAAGTGCACTTTTATGAAGATTGTGTAGGGGGGATGAAATTTGTCAACAACATCAAAAATATTGTCTTTAGTGCTCTCTTTAATTGAACATTTCTAAGAATTGTTTTTGCAAgcaataattttttttccatttgaaaaaGTTGTATTGGTAACGGATGATTTCCAGCAATGACCCCTTGTGCTCTGTCCTCATGGCTCAGCATGGCACAGCCTGTGTTTGCcgtgtttttattattctggGGAATTCCGAGGAACACTGCCACATTGGCATTATGGGCATTTTGAAATTAAACTTTGCCAGTTTCTCTGTCCACTCGCATTACAAGGCCTTTAAACCTCGAGCGGTTGATGATGGTCTTCTCATGTAAAGGGGTGTGGTCCCGTAAGTGTTCCCACTGAGTCACACCAGGTGGTGATAGAGGGTTTCCAGCCATCACAGGTCCACTGACAGCCTCAGTGGATGAATATGATGAATAAGGAATGATACTGTAGtgcctttttgttattttctgctGGGCACTTTGAGAAAggacagcaccccccccccccccccccgaccctctTCTCAAATCAGAGGGTCAAACTGGAATAATGTGTCCCTTATGAAAGACTGAAGATTTCTGCATTAGTGAGCCGGCAGTGAAGGGCTGACACTGATAACAATGTTTTTGATCAGTGATGGTCATTTTGAAGAATTGTAAAAGCAGAGCTCCTGCTATGGATCACCTGAAATCTAATCATTCAGCTCGGGTACAACAAGTTTGGCAGTGAAAATGTGCAATGATGGAGTTGGCGAATGCAGTGGTCACATTACTTGAGTTCATTTGCCTTTTAAAAGCCCAtctgctttatttttattttgttttcatcaccCCGATCCCATCGTCTTCACTGAATGTGATGGTGCACATCAGTGGAAGGCAGCCGCCACAGCAGGAGAAGTTATTTACAGCATGAACTCAGCTCTGACACATGAATGCGGCCGAGTTCCACATAACCAGTGTTTTCATGACGTTATTTAATCAAGTCTCATTTTGCTTCATAAAATAAAGCAACAGCATCTCATTCTCATTTACTCATAATCAGTAAGGACACGCCAGCTTCCTCTCATACTCATCCCTACCAAAAACGTTTGGCTCTGTTTCCTGTGCTAAGACCAGATCAAAAGGTAAAGATATTGTAAATGTGCATTTATATCATAAAGTGACGTATGTGTGTACATTTCGGAAGATCTCCAGTGTTTCCTTTGTATAGACTCCCTATTGTACGATAAACTGAAGTTGCGTTTTGTTTGGCACTTGTATGTAATTGTATGCTTTTGTTATACATTTGTATATTGAGAAGTGTTTTGAGTCAAGCTATTTAATATCTTGCACTGTTAATAACATGTACTTTTCTGTACAGACAGTTTTACGGTTTTAACTGTAGATTGAGTGTAAATACTGAGGGTTACAGCatgtttgttctcctccttTGTCCTCTGTTTCTCTAGGAACCAATTTATTTGagtttattttctgttctgCCTCTTATCTTGAGTTGTCTTAGTCTttccttatttctttttttatttcatgtttttgctTCAGTTCAtattcctgtttttgttttccaagAGCTTGTTGCTTGTAAGAGGAGAATGGTGGTTTTCGAATGCGGCAGAACTATTTTCCAACCTGTACATGGCCTGAAGCTAAAGCTGTATGAAGCTgtatatggagaaaaaaaagggtcGGGATCATAGATAAAGAGAAAGTAATGGAGCTTATTGAAAAATGCTCAATAGTATTTATTAGGCTCATCTGATGATGGTCATTGTGTaatttattgtaaaaatgtaagcaaagcagaagcctctgtttgaaataaatgccATAGTTTGTGAAgtactctgtgtgtctgtgccgtCAGTGGAGTAAGTTAACGTTTGCTTTTACTTAACTTTTCTCCTCCAAGTTCAGTAGttattttttacatataaaACATCTGAGAAGCTCAGGGTATGATGCATTTATAAATATGAACGCCCAGTTAACTTCTGTTGACTCCACCTGGATTAAACATGACATTAAAGGGCCTGTTCACccaacatttttaattaactcataatcaactcaccactatgcagatgggggggggggtgcactttTAGAGTTTCAGCCAATTCAATACAGTTAAAGTGAATTGGGGCCACGTCTGcaaacattacaaataaaaacaagaaacgtaGAAAAGATACATGGTGTTATTCACACCATGTTTCTAGTCTAAATTCTGTGACTCATATGGCTgcagaggaggatatcagatATCCATTAGGGAAATGCAGTCTCACAATGGAGCATTTTAcacttaaaacattttcattttcctcaAAGTATGGCCTTGAGCAAGACTGCATTACAGGGGCTCTATAGTTCCCCTCGCCCTCTTGGCCAATTTGGTCACATAAACAAACTCCTTTTGGAATATGCGCAGTGTAGGAAAAATAGTAGCTTAATAACCCATGGTGTTCAAAGCTGAATTCTGATTCACAGATCTTCAAGAGAGGACCACATGATCAGCAGTGTCCTGATCCAGTCACCACATAGTTGACGTGGGGCTTTAGGGGCCTGACAAAACAGTCTCTGCACCTCCATTCTCCTGGTGGTGAGGCTCCATCCGTCTGAATATCTCCAACTGCTTAGATTGTTTATTCTATAAAACACATTCAGTGACACGTTTCCTACAGaaactgttaaaataaatataaatgtagaaataataaaatagtttaACCAAACAATTTATGTATTGgtgcatttgtttattaataaagttattgacacaatatttttttctttaatttagtTCTGACCGCCTCGATCCTCTATTTAGAAATAAACGTAGATTTACTCAGTATCCAAACATGTGGCGTTTTAACGTCGACGTAACGTCTTACGTCACTGCTGACGTACTTCCTCCGCAGTGTACAAGCTGCCAGCTAGCCTGCTCCACTGCTGCAGACCGAGTCCGTGAGCAGCGGTCCTCAGACACGATGAGCGGCCAGACGAGCACGATCGTCGCGGGGATGTGCGGAGCCCTGTTCGTCGCATACTGTGTTTATTTCGACAGGAAGCGGCGGAGCGACCCACTCTTCAAGCAGAAGCTGCGGGAACGTAAGTGTCCGAGGTGGCGGGGGGAGCTGTGTTAGCGCAGTCTAGTACCGGATTAGCATGGTAGCATGTTAGCTTCCTGCTCCATGTGACAAACACGCCACAAGTGGACTATTTATTGAAAAACGAtgctttatacattttattttaattggtcGAAGCTTGGAGATTATTAACTTGAACATTAACTTACTCCCGTGACATAACTGAGGCTGTAACATGTGTTAGCCATTAGCTTAGCTTTGAACCATGCGTGTCGTGGAGTTCTGCAGGAAACCGTGTAAAACCTCTTTTTTTCCCACACAGGGAGACGGAAGAATAACGTTACTGGAGCAAACTCAGGACTGTCGAAGGTAAAACACATCACACTGTTCATTGGAAGTCAGGTTGAGTTTCTAATTGTTTCCTTATCTAACATTTCTAACCTCGTGCGTGTTGACTTTGAAGCTTCCGGACCTGAAGGACGCAGAAGCTGTTCAGAAGTTCTTCCTGGAGGAGATCCAGCtcggagaggagctgctgtcacAAGGTAACATACGTGAACCCAGACATTTTCCTCTTGGCCTCATTCATACTGATCACGATGCTTTGCTCCTGTGTAGCAGCGGATTATGTTTCAACAGTTATGTTACGAGCCCCGTATAGTAGTAATGGCGGCTGCGGCCTATTGCACTGGGATTCCAACTTAACTGACTCAGACCCCCATTTGACTAGAtttacaggaagtgtgtgtgaatcAGTCCAACCATAGGTCTTTGTGTTACttatgatttaatatattttggaaataaatTAGGCCTTTTTGCCAGATAACCCTCAAGTATCATCGGGGGTCCCATGACCCTAGTTTTAATACCCCTGGCCTATGTCCTTAACCGTTACACGTTGCGGTTTTACTTTTGGGGCCTTTTAGCCTGAAATATGTTCAAATTGCTAACATTTTAGCTAGCTCTGGTTAATGCTACGCTACTGCTTTTTTGGAGCTGCAAATAAGTGATTTCTGGGGAAAGTAAATTGCAGTTTTATTTGGgtgaaacaaatatattttaaaggcGTAGCATCAGATTGGTTCATATAGTAGTCTGCTCACAGACCCCCTTCCTGGTGTATCCGAAGCTGGTGTCAGAACATGGAACCAACCTTAAGCTCTTCTCATCATCTCCAGCccccatgtttgtttttaaagattgttTTCCAAACCTGTTTCCAACACAGGTGAGTTTGAGAACGGTGTGGACCACCTGACCAATGCGATTGCAGTGTGTGGTCAGcctcagcagctgctccaggtTCTTCAGCAGACGCTGCCTCCTCCGGTCTTCCAAATGCTGCTCACCAAACTGCCAAGCATCAGCCAGGTGAGGATATGTCCTATTTTTAAAAATGGACCTTAGTGGCAAAGCATCCTTAATAAACCCCCCAGTTGTCATATTGTGGTTCCTGGGACAAGATAGGATGCAAGATCAATCTTAGAACTATCCAAAGCTAAGAGCCCTGTCAGTAGCTCTTGGCTATTTCACCTCTAAGACAGAAATAATAACATTACCAATCACATCTGGTTTTTATATCTGCTATTTGAGAGTTTAACAATATTACATATGTCCTAAGAGCTGCTTTTAGATATGCACTGAACTGAACAGGCCCCTTAGTAAATTGTATGGAACATGTGAATTCAGAAGGAAATGTATGGAAAATTCggtcaaaatgtaaaaaaaaatcctcaggGTTAATGTATGAAACTGCATCATATTCATGTTTATCTATTCTGTTAATCACCTTCATTTTTTTTGGCACCGCCTCTAAATGGGAacttttcttgtctttcagcggATCATCAGCTCCCAGCCTTTAACAGAAGACGATGTGGAGTGAATGTATAAAAATACTGTTATGTTGTAAAGGGATTTCAGACACTGTTATTCATTAACTGTTTGGTACGTGTGACTGCGAATGTGTGAAAGCATTATTATGACCCAGTTTGATCTTTGGACCTCAGATGACGATAAAGCTCCTCTGTCATAGCACTGCAAGGTTAGAGAACAATGTCAAGGTTGTGTTTCCTGGAAATGTTAATCACATTCCATCTTTCTGAACTTGTT
Proteins encoded in this window:
- the tomm20a gene encoding translocase of outer mitochondrial membrane 20, whose amino-acid sequence is MSGQTSTIVAGMCGALFVAYCVYFDRKRRSDPLFKQKLRERRRKNNVTGANSGLSKLPDLKDAEAVQKFFLEEIQLGEELLSQGEFENGVDHLTNAIAVCGQPQQLLQVLQQTLPPPVFQMLLTKLPSISQRIISSQPLTEDDVE